Proteins from one Nakamurella multipartita DSM 44233 genomic window:
- a CDS encoding Clp protease N-terminal domain-containing protein: MTDSAFTPAQPRLDDLINAITAVHTDPLEQLTDAVLAADHLGSLADHLIGHFVDQARRSGASWTQIGASMGVTKQAAQKRFVPRAPSLDPQQGFEAFTPRARNTIVAAQSESRERGDDQVRPEHLLLGLLSEPAGLAMKALAEQGLSADRIRAATVAVLPAGPGPSPDPIPYDATAQKVLQLTFREALRLGHNYIGTEHVLLALLEFEGGSGVLAGLGVDRERVEASLLAALGGLSG; encoded by the coding sequence CCCCCGCGCAGCCGCGACTGGACGACCTCATCAACGCCATCACCGCGGTCCACACCGACCCGCTGGAGCAGCTCACCGACGCCGTCCTCGCCGCCGATCACCTGGGCTCCCTGGCCGACCACCTCATCGGCCATTTCGTCGATCAGGCCCGCCGGTCCGGGGCCTCGTGGACCCAGATCGGGGCGAGCATGGGGGTGACCAAACAGGCCGCGCAGAAGCGGTTCGTCCCCCGCGCCCCGTCCCTGGACCCGCAGCAGGGGTTCGAGGCCTTCACCCCGCGGGCCCGCAACACGATCGTGGCCGCGCAGAGCGAGTCACGGGAGCGGGGCGACGATCAGGTCCGGCCCGAGCATCTGCTGCTCGGACTGCTGTCCGAGCCGGCCGGCCTGGCCATGAAGGCACTGGCCGAGCAGGGCCTGTCCGCCGATCGGATCCGCGCGGCCACGGTCGCCGTCCTGCCCGCGGGGCCGGGCCCGTCGCCCGACCCCATCCCCTACGACGCCACTGCCCAGAAGGTGCTGCAGCTGACCTTCCGCGAGGCGTTGCGGCTGGGCCACAACTACATCGGCACCGAACACGTCCTGCTGGCCCTGCTCGAGTTCGAGGGCGGGTCCGGGGTACTCGCCGGGCTCGGCGTGGACCGCGAGCGGGTCGAGGCCAGCCTGCTCGCCGCCCTGGGCGGCCTGTCCGGGTAA
- the glpX gene encoding class II fructose-bisphosphatase, protein MLDDSLDAAVDDSLDAPSAGPGHDPDEELATPRIPSLDDDRILALELVRATEAAAIACARFLGRGDDDEVDGAATDAMRPVLGTIPMRGVVVIGEGEKDESPMIYAGERIGSGQGPLVDVAIDPIDGAGLTAKGLPNAISVIALADRGAMFDPGPCVYMDKVVVGPELADVLDIAAPVEDTVRAIARTRGVDVRDVTVALLDRPRHADLARRIRSTGARIMFLLDGDLVGALLALTDESEIDLAVGIGGAPEGVIAACAVKCLGGAIYGKLAPRTTGEARQARDLGLHPDAILTTDDLVKGNNAYLVATGVTSGELLRGVRFARDTAITQTLSMRSSSGAIRTIETKHRLSTSMLLPSTSPNSTPA, encoded by the coding sequence ATGCTGGACGACTCGCTCGACGCCGCGGTCGACGACTCGCTCGATGCGCCATCCGCCGGACCGGGACACGACCCGGACGAGGAACTGGCGACGCCAAGGATCCCGAGCCTGGACGACGACCGGATCCTGGCCCTGGAACTGGTCCGGGCGACCGAGGCGGCGGCCATCGCCTGTGCCCGCTTCCTGGGTCGCGGCGACGACGACGAGGTGGACGGCGCCGCCACCGACGCCATGCGACCGGTGCTGGGCACCATCCCGATGCGCGGGGTCGTGGTCATCGGCGAGGGCGAGAAGGACGAGTCCCCGATGATCTACGCCGGTGAGCGGATCGGCTCGGGCCAGGGCCCGCTCGTCGACGTCGCCATCGACCCGATCGACGGCGCCGGGCTGACCGCCAAGGGCCTGCCGAATGCGATCTCGGTGATCGCGCTGGCCGACCGGGGGGCCATGTTTGACCCCGGCCCGTGCGTCTACATGGACAAGGTGGTGGTCGGCCCCGAACTGGCCGACGTCCTGGACATCGCCGCCCCGGTCGAGGACACGGTGCGGGCGATCGCCCGTACCCGCGGCGTCGACGTGCGGGACGTCACCGTCGCCCTGTTGGACCGACCGCGGCACGCGGACCTGGCCCGCCGCATCCGCAGTACCGGCGCCCGGATCATGTTCCTGCTCGACGGCGACCTGGTCGGCGCCCTGCTGGCGTTGACCGACGAGTCGGAGATCGACCTGGCCGTCGGCATCGGCGGCGCCCCGGAGGGCGTCATCGCCGCCTGTGCGGTCAAGTGCCTGGGCGGGGCCATCTACGGCAAGCTGGCCCCCCGCACCACCGGCGAGGCCCGGCAGGCCCGCGACCTGGGGCTGCACCCGGACGCCATCCTGACCACCGACGATCTGGTCAAGGGCAACAACGCCTACCTGGTGGCCACCGGGGTGACCAGCGGCGAGCTGCTGCGCGGCGTGCGATTCGCCCGGGACACCGCGATCACCCAGACCCTGTCGATGCGCTCGAGCAGCGGCGCCATCCGCACCATCGAGACCAAGCACCGGCTGTCCACCTCGATGCTGCTGCCGAGCACGAGCCCGAACTCGACCCCGGCATGA
- a CDS encoding Ig-like domain repeat protein yields the protein MRTTRTTVTAAKAASVAVLLAVLTACSSGGGLPTTSSSAPTSASSVSSSGVADVSTSVAPVAAAVQVAVSVADGAVHAQVSAADGTAVAGAVAFTVDGAAAGSASVASGSASVPLPAGLAVGDHAVAAAFTPAAGALLQPAQGTAGYTVAKAASTVTAGVGKDSIRYGDSESFQITVAAPGVADLTGHVAVLDGATVVAEGDVDAAGQVRLDVYNTADPGPKTYTARYDGNAAAEASTGQFTVTTTQTNVDIVISFTDNPAPGADVVVTADVVGTPQSPSGQATISVDGTQIAAGAVNEKGIITGTASAVAAGDHTVSVTYAGDVRFEPNTASATLTVKAPVANPNAAGAAAAQASNPCPASASACVDLANTQAWLQSGGQITYGPVSITSGAAGSRTRTGTFSVFWKDKNHKSSLFNNAPMPNSVFFDGDIAFHQGSLYDQSNGCIHLSWDASATFFSTLSVGDQVYVWGAPPY from the coding sequence ATGCGGACCACACGAACCACCGTCACCGCGGCGAAGGCCGCGTCCGTCGCCGTCCTGCTGGCGGTGCTGACCGCCTGCAGCTCGGGCGGCGGGCTGCCGACCACCTCCAGCAGTGCCCCCACCTCGGCCAGCTCGGTCAGCTCGTCGGGGGTGGCCGACGTGTCCACCTCGGTCGCCCCGGTCGCGGCGGCCGTCCAGGTCGCCGTCTCGGTGGCCGACGGGGCCGTGCACGCCCAGGTCAGTGCCGCCGACGGGACCGCGGTCGCCGGAGCGGTGGCCTTCACCGTCGACGGGGCAGCTGCCGGCTCGGCGTCGGTGGCATCCGGGAGCGCCTCCGTGCCGCTGCCGGCCGGCCTCGCGGTCGGCGACCATGCGGTGGCCGCCGCGTTCACCCCGGCCGCCGGGGCGCTGCTGCAACCGGCCCAGGGCACCGCCGGCTACACGGTGGCCAAGGCGGCGTCCACCGTCACCGCCGGCGTCGGCAAGGACAGCATCCGGTACGGCGACAGCGAGTCGTTCCAGATCACCGTGGCCGCGCCGGGCGTCGCCGACCTCACCGGGCACGTGGCCGTCTTGGACGGTGCGACCGTGGTCGCCGAGGGCGACGTCGACGCCGCCGGCCAGGTGCGGCTCGACGTCTACAACACCGCCGATCCCGGCCCGAAGACCTACACCGCCCGCTACGACGGCAACGCCGCGGCCGAGGCGTCCACCGGCCAGTTCACCGTGACGACCACGCAGACCAACGTCGACATCGTCATTTCCTTCACCGACAACCCCGCCCCCGGCGCGGACGTCGTGGTCACCGCGGACGTGGTCGGCACCCCGCAGAGCCCGAGCGGCCAGGCCACCATCTCCGTGGACGGCACGCAGATCGCGGCCGGCGCGGTAAACGAGAAGGGCATCATCACCGGCACCGCGTCGGCGGTGGCCGCCGGTGACCACACGGTCAGCGTGACCTACGCCGGCGACGTGCGGTTCGAGCCGAACACCGCGTCGGCGACGCTGACCGTCAAGGCCCCGGTGGCCAACCCCAATGCCGCCGGCGCGGCGGCCGCCCAGGCCAGCAACCCCTGCCCGGCCAGCGCATCGGCCTGCGTCGACTTGGCCAACACCCAGGCCTGGCTGCAGTCCGGCGGGCAGATCACCTACGGCCCGGTCTCGATCACCTCCGGCGCCGCCGGCTCGCGCACCCGGACCGGCACCTTCTCGGTGTTCTGGAAGGACAAGAACCACAAATCGTCGCTGTTCAACAACGCGCCGATGCCGAATTCGGTGTTCTTCGACGGCGACATCGCCTTCCACCAGGGCAGCCTGTACGACCAGTCCAACGGCTGCATCCACCTG
- a CDS encoding APC family permease, whose translation MTASATGSHPRVGQPPSKLRAWLLEGLIDKRGSHLGPGQVPQAEHKRHSWWKVMCLTGVDYFSTLGYQPGIAALAAGLLSPLATIVLVLLTLFGALPVYRRVARESPHGEGSIAMLEKHLPKWAGKVFVLVLLGFAATDFLITMTLSAADATAHLVENPFIPESWSGHTMLITLILLALLAAVFLRGFTEAIGIAVILVGLYLALNFVVVVVGLEHIITAPQVIPDWTNALTTSYSSPWMMVGIALLVFPKLALGLSGFETGVAVMPQVKGDPQETEDKPEGRIRGTRRLLLTAAVIMSCFLITSSIITTLLIPQSEFAPGGQANGRALAYLAHEYLGNGFGTVYDASTIFILWFAGASAMAGLLNLVPRYLPRYGMAPEWARAVRPLVLVFGAIAFLVTWVFDANVDKQSGAYATGVLVLMTSASVAVTLSAAQRGHRPQAVGFGVIAAVFVYTTIDNIIERPDGVRIASLFILAIVVVSMLSRVSRAFELRASSIVLDAKAASFFADYAGRDVQLVAHDPEPEGQHSLAFKERQQRITNHIPAEDPIIFLEVTVTDASEFSSRLQVHGTIRNGRRVLEMHSPVVANSIAALLLHLRDEYGVRPNVYFGWTEGNPVSNLVRFLFLGDGEIAPTTREVLRRAEPDKNVRPRVHVG comes from the coding sequence ATGACCGCCAGCGCGACCGGCAGTCACCCGCGGGTGGGCCAGCCGCCGAGCAAGCTGCGAGCCTGGCTGCTCGAGGGGCTGATCGACAAGCGGGGCAGCCACCTGGGCCCCGGCCAGGTCCCGCAGGCCGAGCACAAGCGGCACTCCTGGTGGAAGGTCATGTGCCTGACCGGCGTGGACTACTTCTCCACCCTGGGCTACCAGCCGGGCATCGCCGCGCTGGCCGCCGGCCTGCTCTCCCCGCTGGCCACCATCGTGCTGGTGCTGCTCACCCTGTTCGGTGCGCTGCCGGTCTACCGGCGGGTGGCCCGGGAGAGCCCGCACGGCGAGGGCTCCATCGCGATGCTGGAAAAGCACCTGCCCAAGTGGGCCGGCAAGGTGTTCGTGCTGGTGCTGCTCGGGTTCGCGGCCACCGACTTCCTGATCACCATGACGCTCTCGGCCGCCGACGCCACCGCGCACCTGGTGGAGAACCCGTTCATCCCTGAGTCGTGGTCGGGGCACACCATGCTGATCACGCTGATCCTGCTGGCCCTGCTCGCCGCGGTCTTCCTGCGCGGATTCACCGAGGCGATCGGCATCGCGGTGATCCTGGTCGGGCTGTATCTGGCCCTGAATTTCGTGGTCGTCGTCGTCGGGCTCGAGCACATCATCACCGCCCCGCAGGTGATCCCGGACTGGACGAACGCGCTGACCACCAGCTATTCCAGCCCCTGGATGATGGTCGGCATCGCCCTGTTGGTCTTCCCCAAACTCGCGCTCGGCCTGTCCGGCTTCGAGACCGGGGTGGCCGTGATGCCGCAGGTCAAGGGCGACCCGCAGGAGACCGAGGACAAGCCCGAAGGCCGGATCCGGGGCACCCGCCGGCTGCTGCTGACCGCCGCCGTGATCATGAGCTGCTTCCTGATCACCTCCAGCATCATCACCACCCTGCTGATCCCGCAGTCCGAGTTCGCCCCCGGCGGGCAGGCCAACGGCCGGGCCCTGGCCTACCTGGCCCACGAGTACCTGGGCAACGGCTTCGGCACCGTCTACGACGCGTCGACCATCTTCATCCTCTGGTTCGCCGGGGCGTCGGCGATGGCCGGCCTGCTCAACCTGGTCCCCCGGTACCTGCCCCGGTACGGGATGGCGCCGGAGTGGGCCCGGGCCGTCCGCCCGTTGGTGCTGGTCTTCGGCGCCATCGCGTTCCTGGTGACCTGGGTGTTCGACGCCAACGTGGACAAGCAGTCCGGCGCGTACGCCACCGGCGTGCTGGTGCTGATGACCTCGGCGTCGGTCGCGGTCACCCTGTCCGCGGCCCAACGCGGGCACCGGCCGCAGGCCGTCGGCTTCGGCGTCATCGCCGCCGTGTTCGTCTACACGACCATCGACAACATCATCGAACGGCCGGACGGGGTGCGCATCGCCTCGCTGTTCATCCTGGCCATCGTGGTGGTGTCCATGCTGTCCCGGGTCAGCCGGGCGTTCGAGCTGCGGGCCAGCAGCATCGTGCTCGACGCCAAGGCGGCCAGTTTCTTCGCCGACTACGCCGGCCGCGACGTCCAGCTGGTCGCGCACGATCCGGAGCCCGAGGGCCAACACTCGCTGGCGTTCAAGGAGCGCCAGCAGCGGATCACCAACCACATCCCGGCCGAGGACCCGATCATCTTCCTGGAGGTGACCGTCACCGACGCCTCGGAGTTCAGCAGCCGGCTGCAGGTGCACGGCACCATCCGCAACGGGCGCCGGGTGCTGGAGATGCACAGCCCGGTGGTCGCCAACTCGATCGCCGCGCTGCTGTTGCACCTGCGTGACGAGTACGGCGTGCGCCCCAACGTCTACTTCGGCTGGACCGAGGGCAACCCGGTGTCGAACCTGGTGCGGTTCCTGTTCCTGGGTGACGGAGAGATCGCCCCGACCACCCGTGAGGTGCTGCGGCGGGCCGAGCCCGACAAGAACGTGCGACCCCGGGTGCACGTCGGCTGA
- a CDS encoding MMPL family transporter produces the protein MLHALGRAVARHPGWIVLAWVLITFASFAAATGAVGDGLFARLNTGQLTVPGESDDGQKILTDNSSTGQSMSLLMHGLDPADPGLVEPVGQAHADLAAIPGVASVAEPITVPGGVDNPQAAQLVAKDGNGFLVSVTLEPDLAKAPENQALDDVQARLTALGTELTAQYPGSTAQVGGGSLLLDAVTGQVEKDLVKGELIALPISLLVMVLVFGGFVAAGMPILGAIASIGGALVTLLAFSYFIDLDASVVNVVTVMGLGLCIDYGLLIVSRYREELRKRFATLTTRSTRDARTDALVTTMGTAGRTVLFSAITVAISLSGLMLFQASIFRAIGAAGVSVVVVALLVALTLVPALLALAGARMLRPGALTKVPVLKRLANKLGDVAPEEGVFSRLARWTQRRPWLVMIGVLAILGLLAAPALRLEMRSSGEQLLPPSAPDRIFFDTLAEQYPSFGLPAVVVVGQTEPANMAELAADISELPGVELVSPPRPVGDAHAAISVFMTDPDPGSADARNVVTHVRELRLPYRTWVTGQTAHLMDFTHAIATQAPAAIAVVIVATFVLLFLLTGSILVPIKALLINVVSLGASLGVLVLVFQDGRFESLLNFSSVGGIEAIIPILVVALGFGLAMDYEMFLLSRIKEYRDQGMSNNEAVVMGLQRSGRIITSAALIVVLVFGGFALGDLLVIKETGIALAVAVAIDATLVRCLLVPATMTLLGEWNWWAPAPLRRLHDRLGLRH, from the coding sequence ATGTTGCACGCCCTGGGTCGCGCAGTCGCCCGGCATCCGGGTTGGATCGTGCTGGCCTGGGTGCTCATCACCTTCGCTTCGTTCGCCGCGGCCACCGGTGCCGTCGGCGATGGCTTGTTCGCGCGGTTGAACACCGGGCAGCTCACAGTGCCCGGCGAGTCGGATGACGGCCAGAAGATCCTGACCGACAACAGCTCGACCGGGCAGTCGATGAGCCTGCTGATGCATGGCCTGGACCCGGCCGACCCGGGGTTGGTCGAACCGGTGGGCCAGGCCCACGCCGACCTGGCCGCCATCCCCGGCGTGGCCTCGGTGGCCGAGCCGATCACCGTCCCCGGCGGGGTCGACAACCCGCAGGCCGCCCAGCTGGTGGCCAAGGACGGCAACGGGTTCCTGGTCTCGGTCACCCTGGAACCGGATCTGGCCAAGGCACCGGAGAACCAGGCCCTGGACGACGTGCAGGCCCGGCTCACCGCTCTGGGCACCGAACTGACCGCGCAGTACCCCGGGTCCACCGCCCAGGTGGGTGGCGGGTCGCTGCTGCTCGACGCGGTCACCGGGCAGGTGGAGAAGGACCTGGTCAAGGGCGAGCTGATCGCCCTGCCGATCAGCCTGCTGGTGATGGTGCTGGTCTTCGGCGGCTTCGTCGCCGCCGGCATGCCCATCCTCGGCGCGATCGCCTCCATCGGCGGTGCGCTGGTCACCCTGCTGGCCTTCTCCTACTTCATCGACCTGGACGCCAGCGTGGTCAACGTGGTGACCGTGATGGGGCTGGGGCTGTGCATCGACTACGGGCTGCTGATCGTCTCCCGGTACCGCGAGGAGCTGCGCAAACGGTTCGCCACCCTGACCACGCGATCCACCCGGGACGCCCGCACCGACGCCCTGGTCACCACCATGGGCACGGCCGGGCGGACCGTGCTGTTCTCGGCGATCACCGTGGCCATCAGCCTGTCCGGGCTGATGCTGTTCCAGGCGAGCATCTTCCGGGCCATCGGGGCGGCCGGGGTCAGCGTGGTGGTGGTCGCCCTGCTCGTCGCGCTCACCCTGGTGCCGGCGCTGCTGGCGCTGGCCGGCGCCCGGATGCTGCGGCCGGGGGCCCTGACCAAGGTGCCGGTGCTCAAGCGGCTGGCCAACAAGCTCGGCGACGTCGCCCCCGAGGAGGGCGTCTTCTCCCGGTTGGCCCGCTGGACCCAGCGCCGGCCGTGGCTGGTGATGATCGGGGTGCTGGCGATCCTCGGGCTGCTGGCCGCGCCCGCGCTGCGGCTGGAGATGCGCAGCTCCGGGGAACAGCTGCTGCCACCGTCGGCCCCCGACCGGATCTTCTTCGACACCCTGGCCGAGCAGTACCCGTCGTTCGGGCTGCCCGCCGTCGTGGTGGTCGGGCAGACCGAACCGGCGAACATGGCCGAGCTGGCCGCCGACATCTCCGAGCTGCCCGGGGTCGAACTGGTCTCGCCACCGCGCCCGGTCGGCGACGCGCACGCGGCCATCAGCGTCTTCATGACCGACCCGGACCCCGGCAGCGCCGACGCCCGGAACGTGGTCACCCACGTGCGCGAGCTCCGGCTGCCCTACCGGACCTGGGTCACCGGCCAGACCGCGCACCTGATGGATTTCACTCACGCCATCGCCACGCAGGCCCCGGCGGCGATCGCCGTCGTCATCGTGGCCACGTTCGTGCTGCTGTTCCTGCTCACCGGCTCGATCCTGGTGCCGATCAAGGCGCTGCTGATCAACGTCGTCTCGCTCGGTGCCTCGCTCGGAGTGCTGGTGCTGGTCTTCCAGGACGGCCGGTTCGAGTCGCTGCTGAACTTCTCCTCGGTCGGCGGGATCGAGGCGATCATCCCGATCCTGGTCGTCGCCCTGGGCTTCGGTCTGGCCATGGACTACGAGATGTTCCTGCTGTCCCGGATCAAGGAGTACCGGGACCAGGGGATGAGCAACAACGAGGCCGTGGTGATGGGCCTGCAGCGCTCGGGCCGGATCATCACTTCGGCGGCACTGATCGTGGTCCTGGTCTTCGGCGGCTTCGCCCTGGGCGACCTGCTGGTGATCAAGGAGACCGGCATCGCGCTGGCCGTCGCCGTCGCCATCGACGCCACCCTGGTGCGCTGCCTGCTGGTGCCGGCGACCATGACGTTGCTCGGCGAATGGAACTGGTGGGCGCCCGCGCCGTTGCGCCGGCTGCACGACCGGCTCGGGCTCCGGCACTAG
- a CDS encoding alanine--tRNA ligase-related protein, with amino-acid sequence MDADDIRRIYLDFMVERGHVVIPRAPLIPRDDPTTLFTGSGMQPLLPYLLGADHPAGTRLTDSQTCLRAQDIDEVGDNRHTTFFEMLGNWSLGDYFKAEQLPQVWEFLTDRVGLDPNRIYVSCFSGDPEHGIAKDTESAAIWTRLFTAAGVSADQVDLDTEEHGGEVGNQGARIAFYGSKNWWCRGGHAQDMPVGEPGGPDSEMFYLFPQIEHDPAYGAHCHQNCDCGRYLEIGNSVFMEYVRTETGFAPLPRRNVDFGGGLARIAAASIDSPDVFRINLLWPIVAKLEELSGRSYDTDTVAMRVIADHLRGATFLAVDGVRPSNKEQGYVMRRLIRRAIRYAFDLGLQQNFFAEIIPTVSGMYTQDYPEVAQRAESVVGVLVKEEKAFRRTLNKGIKQLRGYKDGIGGAELFVLYDTFGFPVELSTEEARAKGIALAENWRADFDEKMAEQRARSQAATRMKIG; translated from the coding sequence GTGGACGCCGATGACATTCGCCGGATCTACCTGGACTTCATGGTCGAACGGGGGCACGTCGTCATCCCGCGGGCGCCGCTGATCCCCCGCGACGACCCGACGACCCTGTTCACCGGCAGCGGCATGCAGCCGCTGCTGCCCTACCTGCTGGGGGCCGACCATCCCGCCGGCACCCGGCTGACCGACAGCCAGACCTGCTTGCGCGCGCAGGACATCGACGAGGTCGGCGACAACCGGCACACCACGTTCTTCGAGATGCTCGGCAACTGGAGCCTGGGCGACTACTTCAAGGCCGAGCAGCTGCCGCAGGTCTGGGAGTTCCTCACCGACCGGGTCGGCCTGGATCCGAACCGCATCTACGTCAGCTGCTTCTCCGGCGACCCCGAGCACGGCATCGCCAAGGACACCGAATCGGCGGCGATCTGGACCCGGCTGTTCACCGCCGCCGGGGTGTCCGCCGACCAGGTCGACCTGGACACCGAGGAGCACGGCGGCGAGGTCGGCAACCAGGGCGCCCGGATCGCCTTCTACGGGTCCAAGAACTGGTGGTGCCGGGGCGGCCACGCGCAGGACATGCCGGTCGGCGAGCCGGGCGGACCCGACTCGGAGATGTTCTACCTGTTCCCGCAGATCGAGCACGACCCGGCCTACGGGGCGCACTGCCACCAGAACTGCGATTGCGGCCGGTACCTGGAGATCGGCAACTCGGTGTTCATGGAGTACGTGCGCACCGAGACCGGGTTCGCCCCGCTGCCCCGACGCAACGTCGACTTCGGCGGCGGGCTGGCCCGGATCGCGGCCGCCTCCATCGACAGCCCGGACGTGTTCCGGATCAACTTGCTCTGGCCGATCGTGGCCAAGCTGGAGGAGCTCTCGGGTCGCTCCTACGACACCGACACCGTGGCCATGCGGGTGATCGCCGACCACCTGCGCGGCGCGACGTTCCTGGCCGTGGACGGGGTCCGGCCCAGCAACAAGGAGCAGGGGTACGTGATGCGCCGGCTGATCCGCCGGGCCATCCGGTACGCGTTCGACCTGGGCCTGCAGCAGAACTTCTTCGCCGAGATCATCCCCACCGTCTCCGGCATGTACACGCAGGACTACCCCGAGGTGGCGCAGCGCGCCGAGTCGGTGGTGGGCGTGCTGGTCAAGGAGGAGAAGGCGTTCCGCCGGACCCTGAACAAAGGCATCAAGCAGCTGCGCGGGTACAAGGACGGCATCGGCGGCGCCGAGCTGTTCGTCCTCTACGACACCTTCGGCTTCCCGGTCGAGCTGTCCACCGAGGAGGCGCGGGCCAAGGGGATCGCCCTGGCGGAGAACTGGCGCGCCGATTTCGACGAGAAGATGGCCGAGCAGCGGGCCCGGTCGCAGGCGGCCACCCGGATGAAGATCGGCTGA
- a CDS encoding helix-turn-helix domain-containing protein yields MKELAGRLAALDPDAGAAVQVIAYFDRLVDGRAGLEAIVRGAAVLAGCPARLIDDERRVRIRMTASGVRQDDSSAPDPQWLHRPLSADGPSALWLERPGPAGPVDLMVLERAGNAARGALERTRGRAAASSPDPALVETVVDAAAPVDARRHAARRLGLPVDGRARALARPGGPATVHAVPPAGASAAVTGRAGLGPAVAVLDLPSSWADARTALRFTADGTEQDPGPRIVDFADLGGLALLAATVGVGTEPVPDVRRVERAAAAAPWVLATLDAIATTASLRAAATALTVHHSTVQERLTHAEHLLGWSVHDPQGRLRLQLALVLRRLHRSAR; encoded by the coding sequence GTGAAGGAACTGGCCGGACGGCTCGCCGCGCTCGACCCCGACGCGGGCGCGGCCGTCCAGGTCATCGCCTATTTCGATCGGCTGGTCGACGGTCGCGCCGGCCTGGAGGCCATCGTCCGCGGCGCCGCGGTGTTGGCCGGCTGCCCGGCCCGGCTGATCGATGACGAGCGGCGGGTCCGCATCCGGATGACCGCCAGCGGCGTCCGGCAGGACGATTCGTCCGCCCCGGACCCGCAGTGGTTGCACCGGCCGCTGTCCGCCGATGGCCCGTCCGCGCTCTGGTTGGAGCGGCCCGGGCCGGCCGGCCCGGTCGATCTGATGGTGCTGGAACGGGCCGGGAATGCGGCCCGCGGTGCGCTGGAGCGGACCCGGGGCCGAGCCGCCGCCAGCAGTCCGGACCCGGCCTTGGTCGAAACCGTGGTCGACGCCGCCGCTCCGGTGGACGCGCGGCGGCACGCGGCCCGCCGGTTGGGACTGCCCGTGGACGGCCGCGCGCGGGCGCTCGCGCGGCCCGGGGGCCCGGCCACGGTGCACGCGGTTCCGCCCGCCGGGGCGTCGGCGGCCGTGACGGGCCGGGCCGGGCTGGGGCCGGCCGTGGCCGTCCTGGACCTGCCGTCGTCCTGGGCCGACGCGCGCACGGCCCTGCGTTTCACCGCGGACGGGACCGAGCAGGACCCGGGACCGCGCATCGTCGATTTCGCCGACCTCGGCGGTCTGGCCCTGCTGGCCGCCACCGTGGGCGTGGGCACCGAGCCGGTGCCCGACGTGCGCCGGGTGGAGCGCGCCGCCGCGGCGGCGCCGTGGGTGCTGGCGACGCTGGATGCGATCGCGACCACGGCCAGCCTGCGGGCGGCCGCCACCGCCTTGACCGTGCACCATTCGACGGTGCAGGAGCGGTTGACCCACGCCGAGCACCTGCTGGGCTGGTCGGTGCACGACCCGCAGGGCCGGCTGCGCCTGCAGCTGGCGTTGGTGCTGCGCCGGCTGCATCGATCGGCGCGCTGA
- a CDS encoding alpha/beta hydrolase yields MTATIESASTSQDRVGPPPPFDPELAAALTLVADMLPSAILPEMIPAMREGLAVLDVPLSELTRDGAVTIEERQVPGPVGEPDISLLICRPANAGTGRPAIYHTHGGGMILGNSRTGLEDLLDWALELGLVVVSVEYRLAPEHPDPAPIEDCYAGLVWTAEHADELGIDPDQIIVAGTSAGGGLAAGLALLARDRRGPALAAQVLMCPMLDDRNDTPSSRQMAGRGVWDSTANTTGWTALLGDACGGPDVSPYAAPARAVDLSGLPPAFVDVGSAETFRDEDVAYATRIWQAGGVAELHVWPGGFHGFDTLAPQAAISQEAKAARVRWLRRQLGL; encoded by the coding sequence ATGACCGCAACGATCGAGTCGGCATCCACCTCGCAGGATCGGGTCGGGCCGCCGCCCCCGTTCGATCCGGAACTGGCCGCCGCGTTGACGCTGGTGGCCGACATGCTGCCGTCGGCGATCCTGCCGGAGATGATCCCGGCGATGCGCGAGGGGTTGGCCGTCCTGGACGTGCCGCTGAGCGAGCTCACCCGGGACGGTGCCGTCACGATCGAGGAGCGCCAGGTCCCCGGTCCGGTGGGCGAGCCGGACATCTCACTGCTCATCTGCCGGCCGGCGAACGCCGGAACCGGCCGGCCGGCGATCTACCACACGCACGGCGGCGGGATGATCCTCGGCAACAGCCGGACCGGGCTGGAGGATCTGCTCGACTGGGCGTTGGAACTGGGCCTGGTCGTCGTCTCCGTCGAGTACCGGCTGGCCCCCGAGCATCCGGACCCGGCTCCGATCGAGGACTGCTACGCGGGGCTGGTGTGGACCGCCGAGCACGCCGACGAGCTGGGCATCGACCCCGATCAGATCATCGTCGCCGGCACCAGCGCCGGCGGCGGGCTGGCCGCGGGGCTGGCCCTGCTGGCCCGGGATCGGCGCGGCCCGGCGCTGGCCGCGCAGGTGCTGATGTGCCCGATGCTCGACGACCGCAACGACACCCCCTCCAGCCGGCAGATGGCCGGCCGGGGCGTCTGGGACAGCACCGCCAACACCACCGGGTGGACGGCGTTGCTGGGCGACGCCTGCGGCGGGCCCGACGTCTCCCCCTACGCCGCCCCGGCCCGCGCCGTCGACCTGTCCGGGCTGCCGCCGGCCTTCGTCGACGTCGGCAGCGCCGAGACGTTCCGGGACGAGGACGTCGCCTACGCCACCCGGATCTGGCAGGCCGGTGGGGTGGCCGAACTGCACGTCTGGCCGGGCGGGTTCCACGGCTTCGACACCCTGGCCCCGCAGGCGGCCATCTCCCAGGAGGCCAAGGCGGCCCGGGTGCGCTGGCTGCGCCGGCAGCTCGGCCTCTGA